The following are from one region of the Gryllotalpicola protaetiae genome:
- the atpA gene encoding F0F1 ATP synthase subunit alpha — MADISISPDEIRDALKDFVTSYEPSKAAATEVGHVLDAADGIAHVEGLPGVMANELIRFADGTLGLALNLDEDEIGVVVLGEFAGIEEGQEVTRTGEVLSVAVGDGYLGRVVDPLGNPIDGLGDIVTDDRRALELQAPGVMQRKSVHEPMQTGIKAIDAMIPIGRGQRQLIIGDRQTGKTAIAIDTIINQKANWDSGDPDKQVRCIYVAIGQKGSTIASVKGALEEAGAMEYTTIVAAPASDPAGFKYLAPYTGSAIGQHWMYGGKHVLIIFDDLTKQAEAYRAVSLLLRRPPGREAYPGDVFYLHSRLLERCAKLSDELGHGSMTGLPIIETKANDVSAYIPTNVISITDGQIFLQSDLFNANQRPAVDVGISVSRVGGDAQLKHIKKVSGTLKLELAQYRSLQAFAMFASDLDAASRRQLERGARLTELLRQPQYSPYPVEEQVVSIWAGTNGKLDDIAVEDILRFEGELLGHLRRNTTVLDTLRETGQLSDETVAEISSQIDTFKLEFQTGKGQPLDAPGTEQHAALEADAVEQEKIPGSN, encoded by the coding sequence ATGGCAGACATCTCCATCAGCCCCGATGAGATCAGGGACGCGCTGAAGGACTTCGTCACGTCGTACGAGCCCAGCAAGGCTGCCGCCACCGAGGTCGGTCATGTGCTCGACGCGGCTGACGGCATCGCGCACGTCGAGGGACTCCCCGGCGTCATGGCGAACGAGCTCATCCGCTTCGCCGACGGCACGCTCGGCCTGGCGCTGAACCTCGACGAGGACGAGATCGGCGTCGTCGTGCTCGGCGAGTTCGCCGGCATCGAAGAAGGCCAGGAAGTCACCCGCACCGGTGAGGTCCTCTCCGTCGCCGTCGGCGACGGGTACCTCGGCCGCGTGGTCGACCCGCTCGGCAACCCGATCGACGGCCTCGGCGACATCGTCACCGACGACCGCCGCGCACTCGAGCTGCAGGCGCCCGGCGTCATGCAGCGCAAGTCGGTGCACGAGCCGATGCAGACCGGCATCAAGGCCATCGACGCGATGATCCCGATCGGTCGCGGCCAGCGCCAGCTCATCATCGGCGACCGCCAGACCGGCAAGACGGCGATCGCGATCGACACGATCATCAACCAGAAGGCCAACTGGGACTCCGGTGACCCCGACAAGCAGGTGCGCTGCATCTACGTCGCGATCGGCCAGAAGGGCTCGACCATCGCCTCGGTGAAGGGCGCCCTCGAAGAGGCCGGCGCGATGGAGTACACGACCATCGTCGCAGCGCCGGCCTCCGACCCCGCCGGCTTCAAGTACCTCGCCCCCTACACCGGCTCGGCCATCGGCCAGCACTGGATGTACGGCGGCAAGCACGTCCTGATCATCTTCGACGACCTGACCAAGCAGGCCGAGGCGTACCGCGCCGTGTCGCTCCTGCTGCGCCGCCCGCCGGGCCGCGAGGCATACCCCGGCGACGTCTTCTACCTGCACTCGCGTCTGCTCGAGCGTTGCGCGAAGCTGTCCGACGAGCTCGGCCACGGCTCGATGACCGGTCTTCCGATCATCGAGACGAAGGCGAACGACGTCTCGGCGTACATCCCGACCAACGTGATCTCGATCACCGACGGCCAGATCTTCCTGCAATCCGACCTGTTCAACGCGAACCAGCGCCCCGCGGTCGACGTGGGCATCTCGGTCTCGCGCGTCGGTGGCGACGCGCAGCTGAAGCACATCAAGAAGGTCTCGGGCACGTTGAAGCTGGAACTGGCCCAGTACCGCTCGCTGCAGGCGTTCGCGATGTTCGCCTCCGACCTCGACGCGGCTTCGCGTCGACAGCTCGAGCGCGGTGCGCGCCTGACCGAGCTGCTGCGCCAGCCGCAGTACTCGCCGTACCCGGTGGAGGAGCAGGTCGTCTCGATCTGGGCCGGCACCAACGGCAAGCTCGACGACATCGCGGTGGAGGACATCCTGCGCTTCGAAGGCGAGCTGCTCGGCCACCTGCGTCGCAACACCACGGTGCTCGACACCCTGCGCGAGACCGGCCAGCTCTCTGACGAGACCGTCGCCGAGATCTCCTCCCAGATCGACACGTTCAAGCTCGAGTTCCAGACCGGCAAGGGCCAGCCCCTCGACGCGCCTGGCACGGAGCAGCACGCGGCCCTCGAGGCCGATGCTGTCGAGCAGGAGAAGATCCCCGGGAGCAACTAG
- a CDS encoding F0F1 ATP synthase subunit gamma: MGAQLRIYRSKIRSAQTTKKITRAMELISASRIAKSLARVNEAAPYTEELSKAVALVAHRSNVQHPLTTEPEQIGRSLIVVYTSDRGLAGAFNSQVIRQAMQLETLLTEQGKEVVYFLVGRKAVGYFAFRRREYLESWTGETDQPTFELAKEISDKQIELFTRPESEGGVSEIHGVFNRFVSSITQVPTVRRLLPLEIEGKLEDETLPDADGVPPLYEFEPDAQTVLDQLLPAYVESRVFYALLHSAASKHAATQKAMKSASDNADKLITNYTRLANNARQAEITQQISEIVGGADALAS, encoded by the coding sequence ATGGGCGCTCAGCTTCGCATCTACCGGTCGAAGATCCGGTCCGCGCAGACGACGAAGAAGATCACCCGCGCGATGGAGCTCATCAGCGCGAGCCGGATCGCCAAGTCGCTTGCGCGGGTGAACGAGGCCGCTCCCTACACCGAGGAGCTCTCGAAGGCGGTGGCGCTCGTCGCCCACCGCTCGAACGTGCAGCACCCGCTGACGACCGAGCCCGAGCAGATCGGCCGCTCGCTCATCGTGGTGTACACGTCCGACCGCGGTCTCGCCGGCGCGTTCAACTCGCAGGTGATCCGCCAGGCGATGCAGCTCGAGACCCTGCTCACCGAGCAGGGCAAAGAGGTCGTGTACTTCCTGGTCGGTCGCAAGGCCGTCGGTTACTTCGCGTTCCGGCGCCGGGAGTACCTCGAGAGCTGGACGGGTGAGACCGACCAGCCCACGTTCGAGCTCGCGAAGGAGATCAGCGACAAGCAGATCGAGCTCTTCACGCGTCCGGAGTCGGAGGGCGGCGTCAGCGAGATCCACGGCGTCTTCAACCGGTTCGTGAGCTCGATCACCCAGGTGCCGACGGTCCGTCGCCTGCTTCCCCTCGAGATCGAGGGCAAGCTCGAAGACGAGACCCTGCCGGACGCCGACGGTGTGCCGCCGCTCTACGAGTTCGAGCCCGACGCCCAGACCGTGCTCGACCAGCTGCTGCCGGCATACGTCGAGAGCCGCGTGTTCTACGCGCTGCTCCACTCGGCGGCGTCGAAGCACGCTGCGACGCAGAAGGCGATGAAGTCGGCATCCGACAATGCGGACAAGCTGATCACCAACTACACGCGCCTCGCCAACAACGCACGTCAGGCCGAGATCACTCAGCAGATCTCCGAGATCGTCGGCGGCGCCGACGCGCTCGCCTCCTGA
- the atpD gene encoding F0F1 ATP synthase subunit beta: MTITAETPGTDAKVTPGVGRVARVTGPVVDIEFPHDSIPEIYNALKTTINFTGDEEEAHEITLEVAQHLGDDLVRAISLKPTDGIVRGQEVRDTGAAISVPVGDVTKGRVFDVTGEILNAQPGEKIEITERWPIHRKAPSFDQLESKTQMFETGIKVIDLLTPYVLGGKIGLFGGAGVGKTVLIQEMIQRVAQDHGGVSVFAGVGERTREGNDLIHEMEEAGVFDKTALVFGQMDEPPGTRLRVALSALTMAEYFRDVQKQDVLLFIDNIFRFTQAGSEVSTLLGRMPSAVGYQPNLADEMGVLQERITSTRGHSITSLQAIYVPADDYTDPAPATTFAHLDATTELSREIASQGLYPAVDPLSSTSRILDPRYIGEDHYRVATNVKQVLQKNKELQEIIAILGVDELSEEDKITVERARRIQQFLSQNTYMAKKFTGVEGSTVPIKDTIESFDAITRGDFDHVATQAFFNVGSISDVEEKWAQIQKENA, from the coding sequence ATGACCATCACCGCCGAGACCCCCGGCACCGACGCCAAGGTGACCCCCGGCGTCGGCCGTGTGGCGCGCGTCACCGGCCCCGTCGTGGACATCGAGTTCCCGCACGACTCGATCCCCGAGATCTACAACGCCCTCAAGACCACCATCAATTTCACCGGTGACGAAGAGGAAGCCCACGAGATCACGCTCGAGGTCGCCCAGCACCTCGGTGACGACCTCGTGCGCGCCATCTCCCTGAAGCCGACGGACGGCATCGTCCGCGGCCAGGAGGTGCGCGACACCGGCGCAGCGATCTCCGTGCCCGTCGGCGACGTGACCAAGGGCCGCGTCTTCGACGTCACAGGCGAGATTCTGAACGCCCAGCCCGGCGAGAAGATCGAGATCACCGAGCGCTGGCCGATCCACCGCAAGGCGCCGTCGTTCGACCAGCTCGAGTCGAAGACCCAGATGTTCGAGACCGGCATCAAGGTCATCGACCTGCTGACGCCCTACGTGCTGGGCGGCAAGATCGGCCTGTTCGGCGGCGCGGGCGTCGGCAAGACGGTCCTCATCCAGGAGATGATCCAGCGCGTCGCGCAGGACCACGGCGGTGTGTCGGTGTTCGCCGGCGTCGGCGAGCGTACCCGTGAGGGCAACGACCTCATCCACGAGATGGAGGAGGCCGGCGTCTTCGACAAGACCGCCCTGGTCTTCGGCCAGATGGATGAGCCGCCGGGGACGCGTCTGCGCGTCGCCCTCTCGGCGCTGACCATGGCCGAGTACTTCCGCGACGTCCAGAAGCAGGACGTGCTGCTGTTCATCGACAACATCTTCCGCTTCACGCAGGCGGGGTCCGAGGTCTCGACGCTGCTCGGCCGCATGCCCTCCGCGGTGGGCTACCAGCCGAACCTCGCCGACGAGATGGGCGTTCTGCAGGAGCGCATCACCTCGACGCGCGGTCACTCGATCACCTCGCTGCAGGCGATCTATGTGCCGGCTGACGACTACACCGACCCGGCCCCGGCCACCACGTTCGCGCACCTCGACGCGACCACCGAGCTCTCGCGTGAGATCGCCTCGCAGGGCCTCTACCCCGCGGTCGACCCGCTGAGCTCGACCTCGCGCATCCTCGACCCGCGCTACATCGGCGAGGACCACTACCGCGTGGCCACGAACGTGAAGCAGGTCCTGCAGAAGAACAAGGAGCTGCAGGAGATCATCGCAATCCTCGGTGTCGACGAGCTCTCCGAAGAGGACAAGATCACGGTCGAGCGTGCTCGCCGCATCCAGCAGTTCCTCTCGCAGAACACCTACATGGCGAAGAAGTTCACCGGTGTCGAGGGCTCCACGGTCCCCATCAAGGACACGATCGAGTCGTTCGACGCGATCACCCGCGGTGACTTCGACCACGTCGCCACCCAGGCGTTCTTCAACGTCGGCTCCATCTCCGACGTGGAAGAGAAGTGGGCGCAGATCCAGAAGGAGAACGCGTAA
- a CDS encoding F0F1 ATP synthase subunit epsilon has translation MAKLLNVSVVAADHKVWSGEASMVVAKTTIGEIGVLAGHEPVLALLARGGQVRLTLPGGERITANAEGGYFSVAADIVTIVASQAELV, from the coding sequence ATGGCGAAGCTGCTCAACGTCAGCGTCGTCGCGGCTGACCACAAGGTGTGGTCGGGCGAGGCCTCGATGGTCGTGGCGAAGACCACGATTGGCGAGATCGGCGTGCTCGCCGGTCACGAGCCGGTGCTCGCCCTGCTCGCCAGGGGCGGTCAGGTGCGGCTGACGCTGCCGGGCGGCGAGCGCATCACGGCGAACGCCGAAGGCGGCTACTTCTCGGTCGCGGCTGACATCGTCACGATCGTCGCGTCGCAGGCCGAGTTGGTTTAG
- a CDS encoding YaaA family protein, which translates to MLLLLPPSETKRAGGAPGTRLALSELRYPMLTDARRATLDAVTALAHDHEAAVKALKLGVKQHHEVAKNRVLETSEVLPAADRYTGVLYDALDAATLPEHARERLGRHVVIHSAVLGPIGALDGIPDYRLSHDSRLPGVRLRALWADAAAGALGGESGLVLDARSQGYAALGPAPHAVWLEVVAEGPDGRRRALNHFNKHAKGELARAYALSGEHPGTVRELVDWGAAHGFRLEAGTPGPAGAGSRLVLITA; encoded by the coding sequence GTGCTGCTCTTGCTGCCTCCGTCTGAGACGAAGCGCGCGGGCGGTGCGCCCGGCACGCGGCTCGCGCTCTCGGAACTGCGCTACCCGATGCTGACGGATGCCAGGCGAGCCACCCTCGACGCGGTGACCGCCCTCGCGCACGACCACGAGGCGGCCGTCAAAGCGCTGAAGCTCGGCGTGAAGCAGCACCACGAGGTGGCGAAGAACCGGGTGCTCGAGACCTCAGAGGTGCTGCCGGCGGCCGACCGCTACACGGGTGTGCTCTACGACGCCCTCGACGCGGCGACGCTGCCAGAGCACGCGCGTGAGCGGCTCGGCCGGCACGTCGTCATCCATTCCGCCGTGCTGGGCCCGATCGGCGCGCTCGACGGGATCCCGGACTACCGGCTCTCGCACGACTCTCGGCTTCCGGGTGTGCGGCTGCGGGCGCTGTGGGCGGATGCCGCGGCCGGGGCGCTCGGCGGCGAGAGCGGCCTCGTGCTCGACGCGCGCTCGCAGGGCTATGCGGCGCTCGGGCCCGCGCCGCATGCGGTCTGGCTCGAGGTCGTCGCCGAGGGACCGGACGGACGCCGCCGCGCCCTCAACCACTTCAACAAGCACGCCAAGGGCGAGCTCGCGCGCGCCTACGCGCTGAGCGGTGAGCACCCGGGCACCGTTCGGGAGCTCGTCGACTGGGGTGCAGCGCACGGCTTCCGCCTTGAGGCCGGCACCCCCGGCCCCGCGGGCGCAGGATCGCGGCTGGTGCTCATCACCGCCTGA
- a CDS encoding DNA-3-methyladenine glycosylase I translates to MSGYRDAVEGADGKPRCAWAVSSPEYVAYHDDEWGFPLKDERRLFEKICLEGFQAGLSWITILRRREGFRAAFDGFDPATVAAYGEADVERLLGDERIIRHRGKIEATIGNARALLALDEPLVELVWSFAPEPGSRPRPASFLDVPAVTPESTALSKELRRRGFRFVGPTTMYAMMQSAGLVDDHVAGCWRARAVSQAEAHP, encoded by the coding sequence ATGAGCGGCTATCGCGACGCCGTAGAGGGCGCAGACGGCAAGCCGCGCTGCGCCTGGGCGGTCTCCTCCCCCGAATACGTCGCCTACCACGACGACGAGTGGGGCTTCCCGCTGAAAGACGAGCGGCGGCTGTTCGAGAAGATCTGCCTAGAGGGCTTCCAGGCCGGGCTGTCGTGGATCACGATCCTGCGCCGCCGCGAGGGCTTCCGCGCCGCATTCGACGGGTTCGACCCTGCGACCGTCGCCGCCTATGGCGAGGCCGATGTCGAGCGGCTGCTCGGTGACGAGCGGATCATCCGCCACCGCGGCAAGATCGAGGCGACGATCGGCAACGCTCGCGCCCTGCTGGCGCTCGACGAGCCGCTCGTCGAGCTGGTGTGGTCGTTCGCGCCCGAACCCGGCTCGCGACCCAGGCCGGCCTCCTTCCTCGACGTGCCGGCGGTCACGCCCGAGAGCACGGCGCTCAGCAAAGAGCTGCGGAGGCGCGGGTTCCGATTCGTCGGCCCGACGACGATGTACGCGATGATGCAGTCGGCGGGGCTGGTCGACGACCACGTCGCCGGCTGCTGGCGCGCACGGGCTGTCAGTCAGGCCGAGGCGCACCCCTAG
- a CDS encoding methylated-DNA--[protein]-cysteine S-methyltransferase yields MTTAIPLFLARTDSPIGRLELTSDGDAVTSLSIAREGRLPLETLPENSNAVLDEAVRQLGEYFAGSRTTFDVPLHLAGTDFQKSVWAILAKLPFGEFTSYGEIGLELGLLTAGRAVGGAVGANPVPLLIGCHRVLSSNGRVTGYSGGDGIPTKLWLLAHEGITLAA; encoded by the coding sequence ATGACCACCGCGATTCCCCTCTTCCTGGCGCGCACCGATTCGCCCATCGGCCGCCTCGAGCTGACCAGCGACGGCGACGCCGTGACCTCGCTGTCGATCGCCCGCGAAGGGCGCCTTCCTCTCGAGACCCTTCCCGAGAACTCGAACGCCGTGCTCGACGAGGCGGTGCGGCAGCTCGGCGAGTACTTCGCCGGGTCGCGCACCACGTTCGACGTGCCACTGCACCTCGCGGGCACCGACTTCCAGAAGTCCGTCTGGGCGATCCTCGCGAAGCTGCCGTTCGGCGAGTTCACCTCCTACGGCGAGATCGGGCTCGAGCTGGGCCTGCTGACCGCGGGGCGCGCCGTCGGCGGGGCCGTCGGCGCCAATCCGGTTCCCCTGCTGATCGGCTGCCACCGCGTGCTGTCGTCGAACGGCAGAGTGACCGGCTACAGCGGCGGCGACGGCATTCCGACCAAGCTCTGGCTGCTCGCCCACGAGGGCATCACCCTCGCCGCATGA
- a CDS encoding dipeptidase gives MTAADATARDALARHPIVDGHNDWPWALREGRDSSLDGLDSDQSDDFHTDVPRLAAGGVGGQFWSVYVEDRRAGAEHVRETLEQIDVVHRLARRYPDHFTLARSAADFEEARSRGTVASFLGAEGSHQLDGSLAVLRQYARLGVRYLTLTHWLTSEFADSATDDPQHGGLSDRGRELVRELGRLGMLVDLSHVATTTMHDALDEASAPVIFSHSSCRAVTDHVRNVPDDVLERIPGNDGVVMITFVPQFVSDEYRLWLAGGREGDKPRVTVADVADHVEHARAVAGVDHLGLGGDFDGTPDLPSGLESVAGYPKLLAELARRGWSAADLAKLAGGNIMRVVRATDAAFQASA, from the coding sequence ATGACCGCTGCCGACGCCACTGCCCGAGACGCGCTCGCCAGGCATCCGATCGTCGATGGCCACAACGACTGGCCGTGGGCTCTGCGCGAGGGGCGCGACTCCTCTCTCGACGGCCTCGACAGCGACCAGAGCGACGACTTCCACACCGACGTGCCGCGCCTTGCCGCAGGGGGAGTGGGCGGCCAGTTCTGGTCGGTCTACGTCGAAGACCGCCGTGCCGGCGCCGAGCATGTGCGCGAGACGCTCGAGCAGATCGACGTCGTGCACCGGCTCGCAAGACGATACCCCGACCACTTCACCCTCGCCCGCAGCGCAGCCGACTTCGAGGAGGCGCGCAGCCGCGGCACGGTCGCGAGCTTCCTCGGCGCAGAGGGCAGCCACCAGCTCGACGGCTCGCTCGCGGTGCTGCGCCAGTACGCGCGCCTCGGCGTGCGCTACCTCACCCTCACGCACTGGCTGACGAGCGAGTTCGCGGATTCCGCGACCGACGACCCGCAGCACGGCGGCCTCTCCGACCGGGGCCGCGAGCTCGTGCGCGAGCTAGGCCGCCTGGGCATGCTCGTCGACCTGTCGCACGTCGCGACGACCACGATGCATGACGCGCTCGACGAGGCATCCGCCCCCGTCATCTTCAGCCACAGCTCGTGCCGGGCCGTCACCGACCACGTGCGCAACGTGCCCGATGACGTGCTCGAGCGGATTCCCGGCAATGACGGCGTCGTGATGATCACCTTCGTCCCTCAATTCGTCTCAGACGAGTACCGCCTGTGGCTCGCCGGCGGCCGCGAGGGCGACAAGCCGCGGGTCACGGTGGCCGACGTCGCCGACCATGTCGAGCACGCGCGGGCGGTCGCGGGCGTCGACCACCTCGGCCTCGGCGGCGACTTCGACGGCACCCCCGACCTGCCGAGTGGACTCGAGAGCGTCGCGGGCTACCCGAAGCTGCTCGCCGAGCTCGCGCGCCGAGGCTGGTCGGCTGCCGACCTCGCGAAGCTCGCGGGCGGCAACATCATGCGGGTGGTGCGGGCGACGGATGCCGCGTTCCAGGCGTCCGCATAG
- a CDS encoding aldo/keto reductase, which translates to MAEIEYRALGRSGLVVSTIGLGCNNFGRAGTVTETQEGTNAVIDAAVDAGVTLFDTADIYGAQRGLSETLMGNALAGKRDRIVLATKFGMDMAGANGPDWGARGSRRYVRRAVEGSLTRLRTDWIDLYQLHRPDGVTPIEETLAVLDDLIGEGKVRYIGHSNLSGWQIADAEYQAALAGHPKFISAQNEYNLLTRGAEREVLPAVNEYGLGFLPFFPLQNGLLTGKFTRDGGPADSRIMQQRRHLVDDAPWDLLDEYQAFADARGITMLEATFGWLLAQPGLTSVIAGATKAEQVHANVAAASAWHPSPDEVADISRLFAAFV; encoded by the coding sequence ATGGCAGAAATCGAATACCGCGCTCTCGGCCGCTCCGGCCTCGTCGTCTCGACCATCGGACTCGGCTGCAACAATTTCGGCCGCGCCGGCACCGTCACCGAGACGCAGGAGGGCACGAACGCCGTGATCGACGCCGCCGTCGACGCGGGCGTGACCCTGTTCGACACGGCCGACATCTATGGCGCGCAGCGTGGCCTCTCCGAGACGCTCATGGGCAACGCTCTCGCGGGCAAGCGCGACCGCATCGTGCTCGCCACCAAGTTCGGCATGGACATGGCGGGCGCGAACGGCCCCGATTGGGGCGCCCGCGGCTCGCGCCGCTATGTGCGCCGCGCGGTCGAGGGCTCGCTGACCCGCCTCAGGACCGACTGGATCGACCTCTACCAGCTGCACCGGCCCGACGGTGTAACGCCGATCGAAGAGACGCTCGCCGTGCTCGACGACCTCATCGGCGAGGGCAAGGTGCGCTACATCGGCCACTCGAATCTGAGCGGGTGGCAGATCGCGGATGCCGAGTACCAGGCGGCGCTCGCCGGGCATCCCAAGTTCATCTCGGCCCAGAACGAATACAACCTGCTCACCCGCGGCGCCGAGCGCGAGGTGCTGCCGGCCGTGAACGAGTACGGCCTCGGGTTCCTGCCGTTCTTCCCGCTGCAGAACGGGCTGCTGACCGGCAAGTTCACGCGCGACGGCGGCCCCGCCGACAGTCGCATCATGCAGCAGCGCAGGCATCTCGTCGACGACGCCCCATGGGACCTTCTCGACGAATATCAGGCATTCGCCGACGCACGCGGCATCACGATGCTCGAGGCGACGTTCGGCTGGCTGCTGGCCCAGCCGGGGCTCACCTCGGTGATCGCGGGCGCGACGAAGGCCGAGCAGGTGCACGCCAACGTGGCAGCGGCCTCGGCCTGGCATCCCTCGCCGGATGAGGTCGCCGACATCTCGCGCCTCTTCGCCGCGTTCGTGTAG
- a CDS encoding TetR/AcrR family transcriptional regulator, with product MTTTDASPEAAPARRAPAMSPEDRRAQIVDATIPLVLAAGAAVTSKQIAEAAGVAEGTVFRAFGDKDAVIDAAVAKYLDPAPLRVRLGAIDPTLPLEFKVRQVLSMLQERFQGVFAMMTAVGMRERPPVPRDTGDGYAQIIAELFAPDIERLGIAPDRIGPFLRALSFVTSIGPFQASGPIEIDELVDLALHGIVGDGAARQASATQASATPTETKEDRC from the coding sequence GTGACCACGACGGATGCTTCGCCCGAGGCGGCTCCCGCGCGGCGCGCCCCCGCGATGAGCCCGGAGGACCGGCGCGCGCAGATCGTCGACGCGACGATCCCGCTCGTGCTCGCCGCGGGCGCCGCAGTGACGTCGAAGCAGATCGCCGAGGCCGCCGGGGTGGCCGAGGGCACTGTGTTCCGCGCATTCGGCGACAAGGACGCCGTGATCGACGCGGCTGTCGCGAAGTACCTCGATCCGGCGCCGCTGCGCGTGCGCCTCGGGGCCATCGACCCAACCCTGCCGCTCGAGTTCAAGGTGCGCCAGGTGCTCTCCATGCTCCAGGAGCGCTTCCAGGGCGTCTTCGCGATGATGACGGCCGTCGGCATGCGCGAGCGGCCGCCCGTGCCGCGCGACACGGGCGACGGCTACGCGCAGATCATCGCCGAGCTCTTCGCGCCCGACATCGAGCGGCTCGGCATCGCGCCAGATCGGATCGGGCCGTTCCTGCGCGCCCTGTCCTTCGTCACCTCCATCGGCCCGTTCCAGGCCTCCGGCCCCATCGAGATCGACGAGCTCGTCGACCTCGCCCTTCATGGGATCGTCGGCGATGGAGCCGCCCGCCAGGCATCCGCCACCCAGGCATCCGCCACCCCTACCGAAACCAAGGAAGATCGATGCTGA